A single genomic interval of Halobacillus halophilus DSM 2266 harbors:
- a CDS encoding WYL domain-containing protein, whose protein sequence is MNGLMERAVISKQRIEMVYISSEGDMSQRMVRVLEVREGTILAFCLARRKVRTFKRDNILSVFPPKRKKEAAR, encoded by the coding sequence ATGAATGGACTCATGGAAAGAGCTGTTATAAGTAAACAAAGGATTGAAATGGTTTATATTTCTTCAGAAGGCGACATGTCGCAGAGAATGGTCCGAGTTTTGGAGGTAAGAGAAGGAACTATTCTGGCGTTTTGTTTAGCTCGAAGGAAGGTGCGCACTTTCAAACGTGATAATATTCTTTCCGTATTCCCTCCTAAGCGTAAAAAGGAGGCAGCCCGATGA